The Ricinus communis isolate WT05 ecotype wild-type chromosome 8, ASM1957865v1, whole genome shotgun sequence sequence GAGGGAGCCATCAAACTTGGAATATTGGATTTGTCCAGACCAAGATGAGCATGAGGACGCAAAGTGAACTGTTCGTTGTTGAATTAAGAAAATCTAAAGTCATGTAAGGAAGTGGACATGCATAAGCATGCATTATGTGATTTCTACATGTAATTATAAAGATTAGGAGCACAGAAACGGTGGCCCATTTTATTATTCCAGCAGACCACTTCTATAAGTGTCACAAATTGATTGTTCATTCACCATATAAAATATGTAGTAATACATGACTTCCCACGTTAcccttattttgtttaataagGCTACTGCTTATAGCATTGAAATGCATgctgaaaggaaaaaaataaaaacctatTAAGAATTGGAAAACCAAAACGGACAAAAGATGGGCGCAGGGAAACATAGCATTGGATCCCAGTGGGGTATATACGCTAAACTAATGACTTGCATTCACATTTTGGGAAATCCCCTAGCTTCAGACCAGCATTGCAAAACAAAATAACAGACTGATACTTCATCTATTCAACTAACCTTgatatggaaaaaaaaaaaaaaaaaaaaaaccttacATCAAATGGGGCACAGGAACTAGGTTCtgacataaaatttaaagttttgaATTGATAGTTTGAGATGCGTTTTCAAGTTTtactaaattagaaaaatcaaaagaagcATTATTGCCTTTGTGCTtagaagaaaaggaagcatTTGATTAAGCAGAGAGGGCAAATAAAAGGGTGATATGCATTTTGAATTACCAAACCTAATGCTCAAAAAAGAACACTGCTTTGCATACCTTAAGAAGATTTTCAGCCAATATCCTTCCAGCAGACTTTGAGACACAGACCTGGTATAAGGATTTGAAATAAACACTTCAGATCCCCTGAACAAACGAGAACCTTAAAACTTATAGAAACCATAGGGATATTCAACAAACCTCGCCTGAATAAATGTAGTCTTCTTTTGAGCTTTTAAGCTGCTTAAGTGACCAGATACCTGGAGCTGGAAAAAACTGAGGACACAGGTAATTAAGCCTCGCAGCAATTCTTGCACTGGATTTAAGGATTGGAATTTCCACATTCTTCCTGCAACAAGCACAAGTACCCAAGGGGAACCGTCAAATATGACCAGTACCATTACTCCTTTGGAAGAAGAATGGTTCAGAAAGGTTGCTCACATTTCGTTTCCAGCCATAATGTGTTGTGCTGAACCAAAGTTCTTCATCCACTTCTGGTAATTGGGGCTACTTATTACAGAAGCAGGACCTAAATGAATGATACAAGTAACAGTTTTCTCATTCTCTGATTGATTACCTGAGTAATCTGCATAGTAACTATGAAGAAATTGCATGAATAATAATTCCTCCACATGGGATTCTGTTGGGCAGTCAACTAGAAATACAATTGGACCAGGAATTGAAGGACCCATTACATCACTTGGATGAACCTATACAATGCAAGAAagaattttatgtgtcaacACTAACAGCAGTTAACAAATAGAAAGAACACAGAATTTCCATTGAATTTGGGATCCACCATGATATTCTGGCGATCTGACTTCACTGTTTGTCCTGATTGCAGTTCACTATATTTTGGTCCAGGATTCAGACCAAGAGCTTTTGCTTTTACTGGGTCAAATTTCCCCATAATTTCAGGCAATTCACAGAGATATATCACTGACATATCACCAGGCTTTACTGCAGATCCTTTTGAACAGCTTGGTCGAAGGAGAAGGGCTGATATTTTGACGACCTCATTGTCAACAAGGATGATGGGATCTGTAAAGTTGCTTGCTCCAAACTGAGCAGTAGCATCAGAACCGAAGCTTGTTGTGTGAACCATGGCAGCATGAGGAATGAAAGACTTCATAGCATCAACCAAATATTGAAGATCTGAAGGGCCCCATATATTGACCTTCATAACAGAAAGAACTATACTTATAATTCACAAGAGATGCCACACTTCTCAAATTAGGTAATAAATGAAAGCAAATTCGATTTGACACTTACCGACATACCTTCATCTCCCATGCCAGCCAAAGTCAACAACAAACCTGTCAGGAAAAGTAAACACCAATAATTTAGGTGCGCTCACACTAATTGCATGACCATCCACATGTGAGGAAATATTGTCGCTTGGAGACAATAGAGCAATGTgataagaggtatatttatgtttaCAAGCAACAGAGTTtacatttattaattgatttaaaatgaTACATACCTGGAATTCCACCAGCTGTTTCTGAGCATACACGAGAGAGAAAGATGTGATCTATCTGAAAAAGATTCATTAAAATCCATGTTTATTTGTACATCAGATTATGCTCAAATATTGATGCCACATAAAACATAGAAAAAATCATTATGATGTGAACATGGATGCTTGGGCGTGTGCACGCCCGTGCGTTTCTGTTGTGAATTATTCCGTACCTTTGATAGCTTAATCTTATGCTCTGTGCAGAACCGCTGTAATCCCTGCACGACAGTAGTTGATTAAGGAAACCAAAAGATCAATAGGTGCCCATGAACCACACAACCACTCACCAACTTCATTGTTAAGCAATATTTTACGATAATGACCAAAGGATACCATGCCCAATTGTAGGGCACAAGTATCAAGCAGAGAGAGAAACCTCATGCTGAGTCATAAGGCTTCTGAATGATACCTCAACTAAAACCACTTAATAGAAGGACAAACCATTCTGAATTATAAACAAGTATCCTTTGACCTTTTCAATATGATACTCAGTATGAATTTACTAAAAACAAAGATGAGGTAGAGGAAGTAATAATCATAACTTCAATCTGAATATTCTAAGCATCTGAATTTGAAGACCATTATGCATAATTTCATGAGGCTGTTGATTATTGAGTACGAATCTAAGCTATTCGccaataactaataattttattacatgCTTTTCATGCATTATATTGTACAATACCCCCACAATGATTGGATAGAATTCTTGGCTAAATGACAGATGTAAACACTGGATTAGTGGCAACAACATATAAATGTAAGCATCCTCATGACATCTCCTTTCCTCAGTATTATTTAGAATAACTCTCCTAATTAATTGGCTGAAGTAAATATGAATGACCAACATGCTATTTTTAGTATTACATAAAAATGCTCACCTACTATCACCAAAGGTTTTGAGGTTATATATAGAAACTATATCTAGagattcaaaagaagaaaaaaaaaaaaaagagaattgtTTAATATGGATTGCTTACAACAGTGAGTAACAGCAGATAGATCAACCATCTTTGATTGTTTATTACAGTTACATAATGCATAAATGTCTCAAGGAAGCACTTCATAATTCATACCATTCCTCGAGCTTTCCGCAATTGTAATTCTCACATCAAGGGAAAACGTACTGTTAGCTTCTTATTACTAGGCAAGCTAATGACAAACCTTTATCATTTGGCAGAATGTGTGAATTAGTTTAATATGTCATCAATTTGACCAAATTTTGATCAACCAGATTGCATTTAAAACTTTTAGCCCACTCTTAAAAGTTTGACACCTCTGTTTACTAAATCCAACAACTCAACCACAAAACTTCagtttataaagaaatatactCAGTTTACAATATccacataaattaaaaagaaatactcTGAATTGAAAAGGGGATTCTTTATATCACGATTACCTCACCAGCATTAAAAATGAATCTTTGCTTGTcaaagaaaagcaaaactGAAGGTGATGTATCCTGAGTGTCCATTCCAGTCCCTAGGATCTAGAACATATAGCAATGTTGTCAGTATTACTAACcataaagagaataaaatataactagaAATATGCAGTAGAAATATGACATAACTTCAAGCAATCTCAGCTAAAACAAAATGCAGTTCATCGATAAACATCCAATAAAACATAAACCCAAAAACCCAAATTTTGAGAAGGCCCCCTCTTCACATCAAACTTTCCCATCCTCAAAATACAATTATATTGCCGGTGTTAATTTATGGTTTcaaaatactttaaaaaattactttgaaGAAATTCAAACTCAAATTTAAGTATCCAATAAGGGAAACataattctctaattaaattatcacttaaaattcttaaacaaAGAAACTAGAGCAAACCCATTTGCCACCAACGAAAAATACTTACTTGCACATAAGAAATTGTATTAGTAGGATTGAGCTTTCTAACTTTCATCTGAAGATTTCTTTTGGCTTTATCACTCTTATCTCTACCTTCAGCCCTTCTTTTATTATACCCAAAAGACTGATTACCATTCTCTTCCATTGGGACCTGTTTTTTATCCCTTTCTTTACTCTTcttcttaatattattatcactGTTATTCTCTCTACTACTGAAAGTACTATTCTCTCTGGTTCTAAACCTGAAAGACCGGTGGTTGTTGGGAGCTATGCGGTATCGTTTTGATGAACTAGAAGAAGAGGAACTGAGGACAGTGAAGATAGAGTAAGGTTTTGGTTTAGAGGGACAGAACGGTAAAGAGGGTTTTAGAGGAGAGAACAGGAGGCGCAGACTTGAGATTTGGGGCATTTGCTTTGCTTCACTCTGTTTCTCTTGTTTTAAAGAGAGATTTTGCAAGGGTTTCGTGCTTGAAGATAGATTTTGCATTGCCACTCAAgtgtatatttctttttcttaaaaaaaatatttctctagattacatatatttaaaaaaaaaaacaaaaggaaaaaaatcgTGGGCCCAAAAATTCAAACATGGCCCAATTCAACCAATAACTAGAGGCCCATTTTTGGCCCATAATACCTTTTTCACCTCATGGCTTCTGGCATGAACAAAGAATTGTTATTTccgaaatttttaataataacttaagattaataaaaatattatttttaatgtataatttttaataataacttaagaaaaattaaaatcatatttaaaaaaaattaaatacattaagaatataaaaaaagtgacactgtaaatttgataaaaaaaatatagatatttttattatttttccttgttattttattagttgggtttctgaaaaatattattattactatccttgttattttattagttgagTTTCCGAAGAATATTAATGAATTGTTGTAAGAGGATTCAGATTGTATAAACTTGAGTAGAGAATTAAAGAAAGCATCCCCAATTGACTAAGCAGGTCCTCTACATGCATGACTAAAGTATAAAATGCACCTTTGAGTCGTTTTGGACAGAGGAAAAGGTTCGGACCGAAATAAGTTGTTGAAGCTTCATGTTTGAGAAGaacaagataaataaaaggtaataatcaataaataaaagaaagaaagaaagaaaccaaGTGTTGGGCTGAAAAGAAAGATTGAAACTTTTCAATTCGACCCAGATAAGGAAGCCCAGTAGCGGCCCAAAACCATCTTTTCTACCTCACATCTTAATGTTAgataagataaataaaagacACCACACACACATACACAAGCGTTGCTATGACATCTTTCATGCAAATatcaaaacacaacttaagaCTATCTATCTTTTGAAAAATCCTGAAATATCACAGAATAGAATGGGCACTGCTCTTCAACTTAACTCCTATGGGTTAGCTAATTCCTTGAAAGCTTCTCATAACCTGAAACATTCTGCTGCTACTAGCACAAACAACATTCACAAATCCCTTAAACATTCAAGGTCTGTCAGTTTCTCTAGAGTGAAAATCAGAGCGGTTGGCACGGTCCCTGATAGTAAATCGGATGCCAAGCAGGAGCCTCCTGAAGAACCACCTTCTGTGAAATTTGTATTCGTCCATGTGAGTCTTAGACAATTAATGTTTTACTGCTGAAACAATTTAATTAGACAGAATTTGGATATAAAACCAGGAAGGCAATTGCTAATTTGTCTGTCTATGTTGTGTGTTTAAGTCTGTGTTACTACCAGATGGGACTCCTGATGTGCATTTTCGTACAACTTGTGGAGGGCAGAAACTTAGGGATACAATGTTGGATTCAAATATCGACTTGTACGGACCATATgtaagttttttcttttttcatttcctGAAAAGTCTTATGATGTGTCTGAATAGCTTGGCATGATGTGTATGTGTTTTGTTGAAATTTCAGGGTAGACCTTTGTTAAATTGTGCAGGGGGAGGAACCTGTggaagttgcatggtggaggtgaattatatatctttttaacctatatatatatatatatacacttcTATATTTTGCATACAGAAAATTAATGGTCACTAATTCTTTATTAGTGTAATTGATCATGACCTCTCCATCCTTGAATTagcttttattaattttattctttattaaataTCCAATGTGGGAGTCTAATTCATGCTACAAAGAAGAATATAAGATTTGAGAATGCATATTTGTATGACACGAATGAGATCCTAATCATTTAATTGAACTTTCTTCTGATAGAATGTAAAGTTTTTCATACCCAAAATGGAAACCTACGTGGCTACTACCCAACTCAAAGATCGCTTGCATATGAAATAGGGGAAGAAGATTTTAGCACATGAGAGTTATTCGTTtacataattttgataataaaatggaTGACGATATATCCAACATTAATTAAGAGTGGAAAGGATTTAGGTCTTATAAGATTTAATAACATGTTCTTTTAAAGGTTCTTGATTTATAAAGGACAAAACCATGAAACCAATACCACTTCTGAACCTCTCTCTTGAAcacaattttttataaaagacaATCAAATAATGACATATATcttctttagttttttttttttttttttaattggaaaCTAGATTTTCGTAAACCAGAATTAGAATATCTTGTTTAGTTCAAGAGTTggattttctaaaaatttaaatgctGAAAGCAATATTATCTTATACTGACAGGTTGTAATGGGAAAGGAGCTACTTAGCCCTCGtacagaaaaagagaagaagatacTCAAAAAGGTATTATCAtcatttcttattaaaataaaacttgcTTACTCCAGGTGTATATACACTGAAACCccacaaaaaagaagaagaaaaaaatcataaatatccctCGCTTGCTGGGAGGGGCTTGATCTGGAGTCCCTTATTAGCATTGTATAACTATTTCAGACAAACTTAATTAGAGTGCTGACAGTTGATgttgttttgatttttaattaagaaaccAAAGAACTGGAGACTGGCATGCCAAACTACCGTTGGCAGTCCAGATTCAACAGGACTGGTATGTAAACTCTCTATTCTGTCTTATTTTATTGGATACTAAATGCCtgtctttcttttatatatatataattgaagcACTTCTTGTGTTTTTCTTCCTCTCATTTTTTTCTGAATCAAATGCAGGTTGTCATCCAACAGCTGCCCGAATGGAAAGCTCATGAGTggaaatatgagaaaatattgcCTCCAGAGATATCTCAATGAaaacattctttttttatttgtactaTTATTGTTAGTTCCATTTCCTAGCATCCTTTTACAAGGCCATGAGAAATCTTTCTTGATTGCCATTTCCTCGTATAAAGAAATTCTGAACCCCAATCACCTAGTTAAAGAggaattttagtaaataaccaaatataaataaaattacttacaAGTTAGTTTGTCCCATAAAAATTAGTtggttaaatataaaataaagagaattatTATGACTTGTTTTGTCCTATCTTATTTTGTTGAAGTTCATTGAATTAGAGAGAAAAGCGAGTCATTGCTTATCATTCCACTCGAGTACCACAAGAAACCTTTCTTGCCCTTGTCCAACTGAGGGGTAAAAACAGAGGGGTGGGTGGGAACTTACAGCTTTTTCTAGGGCCTAGAAAGCGTACACTGAGCATCTGAGTTCTGAATTTGTCCAttataataattgatattgAAAACGAAAAGGTTGCATAATtgagaagaaagaacaaaaaaggGCCATGCCCATCTCAAAACAGAAACAATCCATTAGCATGCTCGAAAAAGTTGCTGCACATCATCAAATAAATCCATCCATTCCTCAAAGCAAAAGTACCCATAACAATGCTTTACAAGAACAAAGACAAAATAGAACAGGAAGGTTGGGGGTATGGGGAGGAGGAAAGAgcagtaaagaaaaagaaagaaagcaaacccttgcttcctttctttttattacaaaGACAAATGGATCACAAACCAAAAAACGAAACCAGTTAAACTCGAGCAATTATGTTCAACTTAGAAGTCACTGGACAAAGGTGCATGATCACCAGGCATGTACAAGTTTCCGTAGATGAGTCCAGCAAGCCCACCACCAACAAGAGGCCCAACCCAGTAGATCCAGTTGTCGGTGAAGTCGCCGCTAACGACAGCTGGGCCGAAGGAGCGGGCTGGGTTCATGGATCCACCAGAGAATGGGCCTGCAGCCAAAATGTTGGCACCAACAATGAAACCAATGGCAATGGGGGCAATGGTGCCTAGAGATCCCTTCTTGGGGTCAGCTGCAGTGGCATACACTGTGTAAACCAACGCAAATGTGATCACTATCTCCATTACTACCCCTTCAATTGCTCCAACTCCGGCTGCAACACTGTGGATTGGAGTTGCCTGAAACAAAAGTAGCAAAAATGTGAGAATTTATTGAGCCTATAAATACTATAAACATTCTTTTACTGTAATAAGCCAATTTCCACTTATTGTACTAAAAGTAATTCTAGTCCGGAAAGAATTATGAAATCAGGATAAAAGAAAGTATATCCTGTTGATATAAATATGGTCCAAAATTCTAAACAggttaaaaaactaaaattaccCATGTCGTATCATTTTGTCACTCTTAATTAAAACTGGAGGACGAAGCAAATGTTAAAGTTACCCTTTGATGCAAGTAGGAAATCTTCATAGCAAGAAGACAGAAaagtcattttattttcttatgggGATTTTAAgttcattattattagtagGATATACAGTAATAACTTACCAAGCCTCCTGTGACAACTTTGAGAAGGAAGCAAGCAACAATGGAGCCAAGAAGCTGAGCAATCCAGTAGAAGATGCCAGTAAGAATGGTGATTTGGCCACCAAGAGCCAGCCCAAAAGTGACTGCAGGGTTAACATGGCCTCCAGAGATGTTGGCACCCACAGCAACTGCAACAAATAGAGCAAATCCATGGCAAATAGCAATAGCTACTAGTCCAGCAGGATCAAGAGCTGCATCAGATGTCAATTTACCtacagaagaaagaagaacacaaaacacgtaAACACGTAAACACGTAATGCATTAAAAAAaccatttttttctataaaaggaaagaaattaaagacaatgCCTTTCGTTGTAAATAATTACTTTGGatttaaagtttaataataatagaatcaTAATTGAGGAGCTAAACAATTCAGATAATGTGCTAACCATAAGCTATGGCAGAACCAACACCAGCAAAAACAAAGAGCAAGGTTGAAATAAACTCAGCAAGATAGGCTTTAAAAGACCCTAAACTAAAAGAGTCATCAAAGCGACCAAAGGCAATTCCTGCCATTTTCTTAAACAAGATTAACTAGCTcttggaaaaaaagaaatgaggaaaaggagaagagatagaatatataaagagaagaaaagcTAGTACAAATAGCACAAAAATGCTCTTTATCAAgtcacatatatatacacaataAGTCGACacataaaaaaagagagaaataaaagaaaaaaaaaatattagaaaaaaggGTATTATTAAAAGATGTCATGAATTGTTTTTTTTAGGGCATTATTGATTTAGTACTAGtatattatgtaatttttaatgtattgtatgaagataaaaaaaagggGAATTTGAAGATAGAAGTGTACATGCACATCCAATCGCATTTCTTCTTGCAATCCTAGCTGTCATTTAACTTTCTTTATTAGAAGTGTCTGGATGCACATCAATGATTCTTTCATGTTACTGAGTCAAGTTCTGTTCTGAGGGAAATAATGGCATAAAGAAAGGGTGGTGATTGAGGCATGACCAACTTTGGTCCACAAATGGCACCGACCATGTCCTGTAAGAATTGGCTGGAACTGATAGCTGCaagatttcaaaatttttgtGGATAGGATTGATGGgatttatattattcatataattgagcactttaattttcttgtggcttttgaaaatataattctgTTTTGGTTGTTAGTATAAGTCAGTAGCCTTGTGATGGAGCTTCTGTCATGTAGTGTATTAGATAAACCggttatgaattttaattcttttgagATTTTCCTGATTAATTACgtcaaaattcaatttaattacagaattttagatatttagttatttatcaaaaatagcttattagaaaataataatttcagaaaaaagaaaatgtgatatatgaatttaagaatAGTGAAGGTACCTAAATTAAAAcgtaattaaaattcaatgatcaaaataaattatcaagtaaatagtttgattaaattgaattaggaaataaaataatataattatttttaaagatatatagGTACTTCTCTGGTTAGCTTAATGAGTTATAATCAGTTACAAGAAacgtttttatttttttaattatttttcaacatgtgaagaacaaagaaaaataattgtattCAGGATAGAATTAATGCATCTATAGTCGCATAGGCCGGCTAAATGGACAAAAGGGTTGAGAGGAATCTCATGCAactttagaaagaaaatttccCAAAAGAAAATTGGGACATTTTTGTTTGCTTCCacattattcttattaattatgCTTTAGGGTTTATATCAAGACAACTATTTATGTTGCTGTGCCTTCTTTTTGAAAATGTATACTCCTTGCTTTTGCCTCCTCTATTCTTAGAAAAAGGGATTTTGGATATCCACTATGTGATTCCAATTGTGCTATGGGCCAGGGAATTGGTGAATTGTATATGATGCCAACTCacctgtttttattttttattttttcctcaTGGGTGAATAAATTCACCCTATCACCATTGATGACCCTCTTAATCATTagatatgataaaaaaattaaaaaaaaaatctttcttttcaagTCACAAGAATTACATGCAAACATCACATGCTCTTTCTGTCAATTGCTTTGGTGTTATCCACTAAACTAAACCAGAGGGATTACCCATTTTCACCTTCCTACTTGCTACAGACAAAACATTATCTATTTATACTCTTAGATCTGAAGgatatgtttttctttcataatGACATGAAGGATAGGCTATGCCACTTCAAATCTTTGATGCATTGCAATTATGGTTTTAACTTTCATACCTCTTTTGATAATTCTGCAAAGCGGCAGTAAGTGATGAGCTTCACCTTTAAAGGCTCAGTAGGGAAAGTACTGGTAGAAGCAAAGGGCACATTAGACAAAGGATAGGGAAGGAAAGTCTTTCATAAAGAACATGATTTTGAagaatttcatttattatgtaatttaaaagatatcaCATGTCCAATCtatcaaaaacaaaataaagtaagtaaattaaaaataaagtaagtaaattaaaaataaagtcaagTAAATTAAAAGGACGTGGTTGCAGAGACTTCTAGCAGCCAAGATCTCTAATAAACACATAAAGAAAGAAGGCTAATTGCATGTCATAACAAAAACTGCATTGTTTACTACAATGTCTACATTGTCAAATCCTAGGTTCCAACTTTAACTTCAGCTGACAATTCAAATGGACTGAAGAACTCAAAAATGAAGATGCACTTCTTCAATTGATAACGCAATGAGACAGCAAGGAAGCTCAAGTCTCAAAACGATCTAACATGCAA is a genomic window containing:
- the LOC8273812 gene encoding tRNase Z TRZ3, mitochondrial isoform X1, giving the protein MQNLSSSTKPLQNLSLKQEKQSEAKQMPQISSLRLLFSPLKPSLPFCPSKPKPYSIFTVLSSSSSSSSKRYRIAPNNHRSFRFRTRENSTFSSRENNSDNNIKKKSKERDKKQVPMEENGNQSFGYNKRRAEGRDKSDKAKRNLQMKVRKLNPTNTISYVQILGTGMDTQDTSPSVLLFFDKQRFIFNAGEGLQRFCTEHKIKLSKIDHIFLSRVCSETAGGIPGLLLTLAGMGDEGMSVNIWGPSDLQYLVDAMKSFIPHAAMVHTTSFGSDATAQFGASNFTDPIILVDNEVVKISALLLRPSCSKGSAVKPGDMSVIYLCELPEIMGKFDPVKAKALGLNPGPKYSELQSGQTVKSDRQNIMVHPSDVMGPSIPGPIVFLVDCPTESHVEELLFMQFLHSYYADYSGNQSENEKTVTCIIHLGPASVISSPNYQKWMKNFGSAQHIMAGNEMKNVEIPILKSSARIAARLNYLCPQFFPAPGIWSLKQLKSSKEDYIYSGEVCVSKSAGRILAENLLKFTLRPHAHLGLDKSNIPSLMAPSEVINELLTELPEIVDAAQHVRQFWHSSGEVKRDIAFGQDNNVMIEEPWLGENIVPSCLENIRRDDMEIVLLGTGSSQPSKYRNVSSVYINLFSKGGLLLDCGEGTLGQLKRRYGVEGADSVVRNLTCIWISHIHADHHTGLARILALRHDLLKGMPHEPLLVVGPRQLKRFLDAYQQLEDLDMQFLDCRSTTSATWEACEGNSESKLDHSAPAEGSPNITENVNKSTVKTESTLFARGSRMQSYWKRPGNLVDNNAFALLSNLKKVLNDAGLETLISFPVVHCLQAFGVVLTASERINSVGKVIPGWKIVYSGDTRPCPELVEASHGATVLVHEATFEDDLMDEAVAKNHSTTKEAIEVGNLAGAYRIILTHFSQRYPKIPVFDESHMHKTCIAFDMMSVNVADLPVVPRVLPYLKLLFKNEMVVDELDDVNAVSAFS
- the LOC8273814 gene encoding aquaporin TIP2-1 — protein: MAGIAFGRFDDSFSLGSFKAYLAEFISTLLFVFAGVGSAIAYGKLTSDAALDPAGLVAIAICHGFALFVAVAVGANISGGHVNPAVTFGLALGGQITILTGIFYWIAQLLGSIVACFLLKVVTGGLATPIHSVAAGVGAIEGVVMEIVITFALVYTVYATAADPKKGSLGTIAPIAIGFIVGANILAAGPFSGGSMNPARSFGPAVVSGDFTDNWIYWVGPLVGGGLAGLIYGNLYMPGDHAPLSSDF
- the LOC8273813 gene encoding photosynthetic NDH subunit of subcomplex B 3, chloroplastic, coding for MGTALQLNSYGLANSLKASHNLKHSAATSTNNIHKSLKHSRSVSFSRVKIRAVGTVPDSKSDAKQEPPEEPPSVKFVFVHSVLLPDGTPDVHFRTTCGGQKLRDTMLDSNIDLYGPYGRPLLNCAGGGTCGSCMVEVVMGKELLSPRTEKEKKILKKKPKNWRLACQTTVGSPDSTGLVVIQQLPEWKAHEWKYEKILPPEISQ